In Colletotrichum destructivum chromosome 8, complete sequence, the following proteins share a genomic window:
- a CDS encoding Putative NUDIX hydrolase domain, acyl-coenzyme A diphosphatase NUDT19, whose protein sequence is MTLPFHPRRLRLPGISLTHAFRFIHHSEPRPISTATRISRRGLKGLSSNRSLIIIATPAVSNISGTHTTITARRYAASPVTIMSQQTRSSSSSPPKRDKEVTEPRPSASILLLSPTNQVLLLHRVKTSTSFASAHVFPGGNLDAFHEGEIPPSDARERHEDGHAYRLGAIRECFEETGILLATSKNSDDRSTLINVSSADRDRARKQIHGGKVRFADWVDSIGGVPDTGRLIPFTRWVTPTNVPKRFTTQMYIYMLPSSASTGASAMENEIIVPTPDGGVEHTAARFDDASTWLYRAERGEIILFPPQYYLLHLVSQFCKAAAPSPAPGKGHGDAYFASQRRGLLEFLESVPTATGSEAARGHPSSAIRWADKVMSPHNLFIREGDGRVVLGLDKPGPELKGSGRGGDWERVVLVKFTRDGPRKVEVRSREEVLREEKEAKRAREAEHKL, encoded by the exons ATGACATTGCCAtttcatcctcgccgcctccgtctaCCGGGCATCTCATTAACTCACGCATTTCGGTTCATTCATCACTCAGAACCACGCCCAATCTCGACCGCGACGCGGATCTCACGCAGGGGTCTCAAGGGTCTAAGCTCAAACCGGTCACTCATCATCATAGCAACGCCTGCGGTCTCAAACATCTCGGGAACACACACAACCATCACGGCCCGACGATACGCGGCCTCACCGGTAACCATCATGTCACAGCAGACCcgctcatcgtcttcatcgccgccgaagcGCGACAAGGAGGTCACGGAACCTCGGCCGAGCGCCAG TATCCTGCTCCTCTCGCCGACGAACCAGGTCCTCCTGCTGCACCGGGTCaagacgtcgacgtcctTTGCGTCGGCGCACGTGTTCCCCGGCGGGAACCTGGACGCCTTCCACGAGGGCGAGATCCCGCCGAGCGACGCGCGCGAGAGGCACGAAGACGGCCATGCCTACCGGCTGGGCGCCATCCGCGAGTGCTTTGAAGAGACGGGCATCCTTCTTGCTACCAGCAAAAACTCGGACGACAGGTCTACGCTCATCAACGTCTCATCTGCGGACAGAGACAGAGCCCGCAAGCAGATCCACGGGGGAAAAGTGCGCTTCGCCGACTGGGTCGACAGCATTGGCGGCGTCCCGGACACTG GACGCCTGATCCCCTTCACGAGATGGGTGACGCCGACCAACGTGCCAAAGCGCTTCACGACGCAGATGTACATCTACATGcttccatcgtcggcatcaaCGGGCGCGTCGGCCATGGAAAATGAGATCATCGTGCCGAcgccggacggcggcgtcgagcacaCGGCGGCCAGGTTCGACGACGCCTCGACGTGGCTATACCGCGCCGAGAGGGGCGAGatcatcctcttcccgcCGCAGTACTACCTCCTCCACCTTGTCTCGCAGTTCTgcaaggccgccgcgccgtcgcctgcGCCGGGCAAGGGCCATGGCGACGCGTACTTCGCGTCGCAGCGGAGAGGTCTgctcgagttcctcgagagcgtgccgacggcgactgggtcggaggcggcgcgggggcacccgtcgtcggcgatcCGCTGGGCGGACAAGGTCATGAGCCCGCACAACCTCTTTATCCGCGAGGGGGACGGCCGCGTCGTTCTCGGGCTCGACAAGCCGGGCCCGGAGCTCAAGGGGtccggccgtggcggcgacTGGGAGAGGGTCGTGTTGGTCAAGTTCACGAGGGATGGGCCGCGCAAGGTCGAGGTGAGGAGTCGAGAGGAGGTGctgagggaggagaaggaggcgaagagggcgcGGGAGGCGGAGCACAAGCTGTGA